One Oryza sativa Japonica Group chromosome 8, ASM3414082v1 DNA window includes the following coding sequences:
- the LOC4345896 gene encoding flavonol 3-O-glucosyltransferase UGT89B1 isoform X3 gives MLLLDSLSPLTPSLGGSLISRDYWSSRAIKLFSGRHVHQRRRALPAAAACPRRPLAVAGPPPAAPRLRPPPLHPPRRRPHRRRHGLRSPPPLRLPRIHPPRRRPPDPSPRRLPPRELTPRAPRRPSLRYQRAAPLLGAVSPGRCPHRRRLRLLSWMGAAPRRRPPCPPLPGSPSFPYEHVPSVVRSYVAGDPDWELVREGFLLNSRAWGAVVNSFDEIEGEFLEYLNRFFGHGRVWSVGPVADSGCRGEERSSEAEQLFSWLDTCPSRSVVYVCFGSMYKPPPAQAAALGAALEASGARFVWEVGADAAVVPEGLEERTAARGRVVRGWAPQMEILRHAAVGAFLTHCGWNSTLEGVAAGVPLLAWPMKADQFIDARLVVDLHGAGVRAADGAGAVPYPGALARVFADAADAGKLADVRAKTSELAAAAAAAVEEGGSSWIAMEKMANELETAYLESVDR, from the coding sequence ATGCTACTGCTCGACAGCCTATCACCACTCACTCCAAGCCTCGGAGGTTCACTCATCTCCAGAGACTACTGGTCCTCGCGCGCaatcaaactcttctccggccgCCATGTCCACCAACGACGGCGTGCcctcccggcggcggccgcatgCCCTCGTCGTCCCCTTGCCGTCGCGGGGCCACCTCCTGCCGCTCCTCGACTTCGCCCACCGCCTCTCCACCCGCCACGGCGTCGccctcaccgtcgccgtcacggCCTCcgatctccccctcctctccgcctTCCTCGCATccacccccctcgccgccgccctcccgatCCATCTCCCCGACGCCTCCCTCCACGAGAACTCACACCACGCGCTCCTCGCCGTCCATCTCTCCGGTATCagcgcgccgctcctctcctGGGCGCGGTCTCGCCCGGACGATGCCCccaccgtcgtcgtctccgACTTCTTTCTTGGATGGGTGCAGctcctcgccgacgacctccgtgTCCCCCTCTTCCCGGGTCCCCGTCTTTCCCGTACGAGCATGTCCCGTCGGTGGTGAGGAGCTACGTCGCCGGCGATCCGGACTGGGAGCTCGTGCGGGAAGGCTTCTTGCTCAACTCCAGAGCTTGGGGCGCCGTGGTGAATTCATTTGACGAGATCGAGGGCGAGTTCTTGGAGTACCTGAACAGGTTCTTCGGCCATGGCCGCGTGTGGTCGGTCGGCCCGGTCGCCGACTCCGGCtgccggggagaggagaggtcaTCGGAAGCAGAGCAGCTGTTCTCCTGGCTCGACACGTGTCCCTCGCGTTCGGTGGTCTATGTCTGCTTCGGGAGCATGtacaagccgccgccggcccaggcggcggcgctgggcgcCGCGCtggaggcgagcggcgcgcggttCGTCTGGGAGGTGGGCGCGGACGCCGCCGTGGTGCCGGAGGGGCTGGAGGAGAGGACGGCCGCGCGTGGCCGCGTCGTGCGCGGCTGGGCGCCGCAGATGGAGATCCTCCGGCACGCCGCCGTGGGCGCGTTCCTGACGCACTGCGGCTGGAACTCGACGCTcgagggcgtcgccgccggggtGCCGCTCCTCGCCTGGCCGATGAAGGCCGACCAGTTCATCGACGCGCGGCTCGTGGTCGACCTGCACGGCGCCGGTGTGCGTGCCGCGGATGGCGCGGGCGCTGTGCCCTACCCGGGGGCGCTCGCGCGCGTGTTCGCCGACGCCGCGGACGCCGGGAAGCTGGCGGATGTGAGGGCCAAGACCAGcgagctcgccgcggccgccgcggcggcggtggaggaaggTGGCAGCTCGTGGATCGCGATGGAGAAGATGGCGAATGAGCTGGAAACTGCATACCTCGAGTCGGTTGATCGGTGA
- the LOC136351471 gene encoding uncharacterized protein, producing the protein MDFRRRKPPKDGRVFVRGLAAGTAGEADLLRHFDRYGVVDEVSIPRVVGEVDSLTGLPALRFAIVKFGHPEFAGLALNDREQVIDGQMVAIVLRLLLKWEALLQVDIVVLRRLQRQVLLVRSLISQPVELGVLQEQSMRKRDDVLQILPRGSSWRVDSFHVFSQVLESKTCHMDSGLDFNPSCVSLK; encoded by the exons ATGGACTTTCGACGACGGAAGCCGCCGAAGGACGGCAGGGTGTTCGTCCGCGGTCTCGCCGCGGgcaccgccggcgaggcggaccTCCTCCGCCACTTCGATCGTTACGGAGTGGTGGACGAAGTCTCCATCCCGAGGGTCGTCGGCGAGGTCGACAGCCTCACCGGCCTCCCGGCCCTCCGCTTCGCCATCGTCAAGTTCGGCCACCCCGAGTTCGCCGGCCTCGCCCTCAACGATCGGGAGCAGGTCATCGACGGCCAGATG GTAGCCATcgtgctgcggctgctgctgaaATGGGAAGCCCTGCTGCAGGTGGACATCGTCGTGCTGCGGCGGCTGCAACGGCAAGTCCTCCTGGTGCGAAGCCTGATCAGTCAACCGGTGGAGCTTGGTGTTCTCCAGGAACAGAGCATGCGCAAGAGAGATGACGTCCTCCAGATACTGCCACGAGGTTCCTCGTGGAGGGTAGATTCCTTCCATGTCTTTTCCCAAGTTCTTGAGAGCAAGACTTGCCATATGGATTCGGGATTGGATTTTAATCCCTCGTGCGTGTCACTAAAATAG
- the LOC107281855 gene encoding UDP-glycosyltransferase 89B2 isoform X1, translating to MDAHAPPRSPASDGGHGDGDGDTKKPHVLVVPYPAQGHMLPLLDLVALLAARGLALAVAVTPGNVPLLAPLLASCPPSSVATVTLPFPAASASGLLPAGCGENTKDLPGHLFRPFMASLAALRAPLLAWCKAQRRRRRRVTAVVSDMFTGWTQPLAADLGVPHVTFSASGAHYLAVSHSLWRRLPRRRCPDEAVSFQDVPGSPTFRWSHLSWLYRTYVAGDEVSEAIRQFFLWNLESSCFVANSFTAIEAAYVDRPLPDLMEKKVFAVGPLSDAVGRCTDRGGKPAVAPARVAAWLDAFDDGSVLYVCFGTQQALSPAQAASLAGALGRSAAPFVWAARGGTPVPGGFEAATAARGMVIRGWAPQVEILRHRAVGWFLTHCGWNSVLEAVAAGVAMLAWPMSADQFTNAWLLAEAGVAVAVAEGADAVPDAGQMADAIASAIGNGGASVRQRAAELGRSTAAAVAEGGSSSVDLEELVRRRNQSQTILSLINFIKKIIIF from the exons ATGGACGCGCACGCACCGCCCCGGAGCCCTGCGTCcgacggcggccatggcgacggcgacggcgacacgaAGAAGCCGCACGTCCTCGTCGTGCCGTACCCGGCGCAGGGCCACATGCTCCCGCTCCTCGACCTCGTCGCGCTGCTGGCCGCGCGCGgcctcgcgctcgccgtcgccgtgacgCCCGGGAACGTCCCGCTCCTCGCGCCGCTGCTGGCGTCGtgcccgccgtcgtcggtcgccacGGTCACCCTGCCTTtcccggcggcgtcggcgtcggggcTCCTCCCGGCCGGGTGCGGCGAGAACACCAAGGACCTGCCGGGACACCTCTTCCGCCCGTTTATGGCCTCTCTCGCGGCGCTCCGCGCGCCGCTGCTCGCCTGGTGCAaggcgcagcgccgccgccgccgccgcgtcacgGCCGTCGTCTCCGACATGTTCACGGGGTGGACGCAGCCGCTCGCCGCGGACCTCGGCGTGCCGCACGTGACGTTCTCGGCCTCCGGCGCGCACTACCTCGCCGTGTCGCACTCCCTCTGGCGCCGCCTGCCGAGAAGGCGCTGCCCCGACGAGGCCGTCAGCTTCCAGGACGTGCCCGGCTCGCCCACGTTCCGTTGGAGCCACCTGTCGTGGCTGTACCGGACgtacgtcgccggcgacgaggtctccGAGGCGATCCGGCAGTTCTTCCTGTGGAATCTGGAGAGCTCATGCTTCGTCGCCAACTCTTTCACGGCGATCGAGGCCGCGTACGTGGATCGCCCGCTCCCGGACCTGATGGAGAAGAAGGTGTTTGCGGTGGGCCCCCTGTCGGACGCCGTGGGCCGGTGCACCGACCGCGGCGggaagccggcggtggcgccggcgagggtggcggcgtggcTGGACGCGTTCGACGACGGCTCCGTCCTGTACGTCTGCTTCGGGACGCAGCAGGCGCTGTcgccggcgcaggcggcgaGCCTGGCCGGCGCGCTGGGGCGGAGCGCGGCGCCGTTCGTctgggcggcgaggggcggcACGCCGGTGCCGGGCGGGttcgaggcggcgacggcggcgcgcggtatGGTCATCCGCGGGTGGGCGCCGCAGGTGGAGATCCTGCGCCACCGCGCCGTGGGGTGGTTCCTGACGCACTGCGGCTGGAACTCGGTGCTCgaggcggtcgccgccggcgtggcgaTGCTCGCGTGGCCGATGAGCGCCGACCAGTTCACCAACGCGTGGCTGCTCGCGGAGGCcggcgtggccgtggccgtggcggaGGGCGCCGACGCCGTGCCCGACGCCGGACAGATGGCCGACGCCATAGCCTCGGCGATCGGGAACGGCGGGGCGTCGGTGAGACAGCGCGCGGCGGAGCTCGgcaggagcacggcggcggcggtggcggagggtgGGAGTTCTTCCGTAGACTTGGAAGAGTTG GTTAGAAGACgtaatcaaagtcaaactattctaagtttgattaattttataaaaaaaataataatattttaa
- the LOC4345896 gene encoding flavonol 3-O-glucosyltransferase UGT89B1 isoform X1 yields MLLLDSLSPLTPSLGGSLISRDYWSSRAIKLFSGRHVHQRRRALPAAAACPRRPLAVAGPPPAAPRLRPPPLHPPRRRPHRRRHGLRSPPPLRLPRIHPPRRRPPDPSPRRLPPRELTPRAPRRPSLRYQRAAPLLGAVSPGRCPHRRRLRLLSWMGAAPRRRPPCPPLPGSPSFPYEHVPSVVRSYVAGDPDWELVREGFLLNSRAWGAVVNSFDEIEGEFLEYLNRFFGHGRVWSVGPVADSGCRGEERSSEAEQLFSWLDTCPSRSVVYVCFGSMYKPPPAQAAALGAALEASGARFVWEVGADAAVVPEGLEERTAARGRVVRGWAPQMEILRHAAVGAFLTHCGWNSTLEGVAAGVPLLAWPMKADQFIDARLVVDLHGAGVRAADGAGAVPYPGALARVFADAADAGKLADVRAKTSELAAAAAAAVEEGGSSWIAMEKMANELETAYLESVDRSQWVVMSLPWRLAEAA; encoded by the exons ATGCTACTGCTCGACAGCCTATCACCACTCACTCCAAGCCTCGGAGGTTCACTCATCTCCAGAGACTACTGGTCCTCGCGCGCaatcaaactcttctccggccgCCATGTCCACCAACGACGGCGTGCcctcccggcggcggccgcatgCCCTCGTCGTCCCCTTGCCGTCGCGGGGCCACCTCCTGCCGCTCCTCGACTTCGCCCACCGCCTCTCCACCCGCCACGGCGTCGccctcaccgtcgccgtcacggCCTCcgatctccccctcctctccgcctTCCTCGCATccacccccctcgccgccgccctcccgatCCATCTCCCCGACGCCTCCCTCCACGAGAACTCACACCACGCGCTCCTCGCCGTCCATCTCTCCGGTATCagcgcgccgctcctctcctGGGCGCGGTCTCGCCCGGACGATGCCCccaccgtcgtcgtctccgACTTCTTTCTTGGATGGGTGCAGctcctcgccgacgacctccgtgTCCCCCTCTTCCCGGGTCCCCGTCTTTCCCGTACGAGCATGTCCCGTCGGTGGTGAGGAGCTACGTCGCCGGCGATCCGGACTGGGAGCTCGTGCGGGAAGGCTTCTTGCTCAACTCCAGAGCTTGGGGCGCCGTGGTGAATTCATTTGACGAGATCGAGGGCGAGTTCTTGGAGTACCTGAACAGGTTCTTCGGCCATGGCCGCGTGTGGTCGGTCGGCCCGGTCGCCGACTCCGGCtgccggggagaggagaggtcaTCGGAAGCAGAGCAGCTGTTCTCCTGGCTCGACACGTGTCCCTCGCGTTCGGTGGTCTATGTCTGCTTCGGGAGCATGtacaagccgccgccggcccaggcggcggcgctgggcgcCGCGCtggaggcgagcggcgcgcggttCGTCTGGGAGGTGGGCGCGGACGCCGCCGTGGTGCCGGAGGGGCTGGAGGAGAGGACGGCCGCGCGTGGCCGCGTCGTGCGCGGCTGGGCGCCGCAGATGGAGATCCTCCGGCACGCCGCCGTGGGCGCGTTCCTGACGCACTGCGGCTGGAACTCGACGCTcgagggcgtcgccgccggggtGCCGCTCCTCGCCTGGCCGATGAAGGCCGACCAGTTCATCGACGCGCGGCTCGTGGTCGACCTGCACGGCGCCGGTGTGCGTGCCGCGGATGGCGCGGGCGCTGTGCCCTACCCGGGGGCGCTCGCGCGCGTGTTCGCCGACGCCGCGGACGCCGGGAAGCTGGCGGATGTGAGGGCCAAGACCAGcgagctcgccgcggccgccgcggcggcggtggaggaaggTGGCAGCTCGTGGATCGCGATGGAGAAGATGGCGAATGAGCTGGAAACTGCATACCTCGAGTCGGTTGATCG GAgccagtgggttgtgatgtctCTTCCATGGCGTTTGGCCGAGGCTGCTTAA
- the LOC4345896 gene encoding flavonol 3-O-glucosyltransferase UGT89B1 isoform X2: MLLLDSLSPLTPSLGGSLISRDYWSSRAIKLFSGRHVHQRRRALPAAAACPRRPLAVAGPPPAAPRLRPPPLHPPRRRPHRRRHGLRSPPPLRLPRIHPPRRRPPDPSPRRLPPRELTPRAPRRPSLRYQRAAPLLGAVSPGRCPHRRRLRLLSWMGAAPRRRPPCPPLPGSPSFPYEHVPSVVRSYVAGDPDWELVREGFLLNSRAWGAVVNSFDEIEGEFLEYLNRFFGHGRVWSVGPVADSGCRGEERSSEAEQLFSWLDTCPSRSVVYVCFGSMYKPPPAQAAALGAALEASGARFVWEVGADAAVVPEGLEERTAARGRVVRGWAPQMEILRHAAVGAFLTHCGWNSTLEGVAAGVPLLAWPMKADQFIDARLVVDLHGAGVRAADGAGAVPYPGALARVFADAADAGKLADVRAKTSELAAAAAAAVEEGGSSWIAMEKMANELETAYLESQWVVMSLPWRLAEAA, translated from the exons ATGCTACTGCTCGACAGCCTATCACCACTCACTCCAAGCCTCGGAGGTTCACTCATCTCCAGAGACTACTGGTCCTCGCGCGCaatcaaactcttctccggccgCCATGTCCACCAACGACGGCGTGCcctcccggcggcggccgcatgCCCTCGTCGTCCCCTTGCCGTCGCGGGGCCACCTCCTGCCGCTCCTCGACTTCGCCCACCGCCTCTCCACCCGCCACGGCGTCGccctcaccgtcgccgtcacggCCTCcgatctccccctcctctccgcctTCCTCGCATccacccccctcgccgccgccctcccgatCCATCTCCCCGACGCCTCCCTCCACGAGAACTCACACCACGCGCTCCTCGCCGTCCATCTCTCCGGTATCagcgcgccgctcctctcctGGGCGCGGTCTCGCCCGGACGATGCCCccaccgtcgtcgtctccgACTTCTTTCTTGGATGGGTGCAGctcctcgccgacgacctccgtgTCCCCCTCTTCCCGGGTCCCCGTCTTTCCCGTACGAGCATGTCCCGTCGGTGGTGAGGAGCTACGTCGCCGGCGATCCGGACTGGGAGCTCGTGCGGGAAGGCTTCTTGCTCAACTCCAGAGCTTGGGGCGCCGTGGTGAATTCATTTGACGAGATCGAGGGCGAGTTCTTGGAGTACCTGAACAGGTTCTTCGGCCATGGCCGCGTGTGGTCGGTCGGCCCGGTCGCCGACTCCGGCtgccggggagaggagaggtcaTCGGAAGCAGAGCAGCTGTTCTCCTGGCTCGACACGTGTCCCTCGCGTTCGGTGGTCTATGTCTGCTTCGGGAGCATGtacaagccgccgccggcccaggcggcggcgctgggcgcCGCGCtggaggcgagcggcgcgcggttCGTCTGGGAGGTGGGCGCGGACGCCGCCGTGGTGCCGGAGGGGCTGGAGGAGAGGACGGCCGCGCGTGGCCGCGTCGTGCGCGGCTGGGCGCCGCAGATGGAGATCCTCCGGCACGCCGCCGTGGGCGCGTTCCTGACGCACTGCGGCTGGAACTCGACGCTcgagggcgtcgccgccggggtGCCGCTCCTCGCCTGGCCGATGAAGGCCGACCAGTTCATCGACGCGCGGCTCGTGGTCGACCTGCACGGCGCCGGTGTGCGTGCCGCGGATGGCGCGGGCGCTGTGCCCTACCCGGGGGCGCTCGCGCGCGTGTTCGCCGACGCCGCGGACGCCGGGAAGCTGGCGGATGTGAGGGCCAAGACCAGcgagctcgccgcggccgccgcggcggcggtggaggaaggTGGCAGCTCGTGGATCGCGATGGAGAAGATGGCGAATGAGCTGGAAACTGCATACCTCGA GAgccagtgggttgtgatgtctCTTCCATGGCGTTTGGCCGAGGCTGCTTAA
- the LOC107281855 gene encoding UDP-glycosyltransferase 89B2 isoform X2: MDAHAPPRSPASDGGHGDGDGDTKKPHVLVVPYPAQGHMLPLLDLVALLAARGLALAVAVTPGNVPLLAPLLASCPPSSVATVTLPFPAASASGLLPAGCGENTKDLPGHLFRPFMASLAALRAPLLAWCKAQRRRRRRVTAVVSDMFTGWTQPLAADLGVPHVTFSASGAHYLAVSHSLWRRLPRRRCPDEAVSFQDVPGSPTFRWSHLSWLYRTYVAGDEVSEAIRQFFLWNLESSCFVANSFTAIEAAYVDRPLPDLMEKKVFAVGPLSDAVGRCTDRGGKPAVAPARVAAWLDAFDDGSVLYVCFGTQQALSPAQAASLAGALGRSAAPFVWAARGGTPVPGGFEAATAARGMVIRGWAPQVEILRHRAVGWFLTHCGWNSVLEAVAAGVAMLAWPMSADQFTNAWLLAEAGVAVAVAEGADAVPDAGQMADAIASAIGNGGASVRQRAAELGRSTAAAVAEGGSSSVDLEELLTVN, translated from the exons ATGGACGCGCACGCACCGCCCCGGAGCCCTGCGTCcgacggcggccatggcgacggcgacggcgacacgaAGAAGCCGCACGTCCTCGTCGTGCCGTACCCGGCGCAGGGCCACATGCTCCCGCTCCTCGACCTCGTCGCGCTGCTGGCCGCGCGCGgcctcgcgctcgccgtcgccgtgacgCCCGGGAACGTCCCGCTCCTCGCGCCGCTGCTGGCGTCGtgcccgccgtcgtcggtcgccacGGTCACCCTGCCTTtcccggcggcgtcggcgtcggggcTCCTCCCGGCCGGGTGCGGCGAGAACACCAAGGACCTGCCGGGACACCTCTTCCGCCCGTTTATGGCCTCTCTCGCGGCGCTCCGCGCGCCGCTGCTCGCCTGGTGCAaggcgcagcgccgccgccgccgccgcgtcacgGCCGTCGTCTCCGACATGTTCACGGGGTGGACGCAGCCGCTCGCCGCGGACCTCGGCGTGCCGCACGTGACGTTCTCGGCCTCCGGCGCGCACTACCTCGCCGTGTCGCACTCCCTCTGGCGCCGCCTGCCGAGAAGGCGCTGCCCCGACGAGGCCGTCAGCTTCCAGGACGTGCCCGGCTCGCCCACGTTCCGTTGGAGCCACCTGTCGTGGCTGTACCGGACgtacgtcgccggcgacgaggtctccGAGGCGATCCGGCAGTTCTTCCTGTGGAATCTGGAGAGCTCATGCTTCGTCGCCAACTCTTTCACGGCGATCGAGGCCGCGTACGTGGATCGCCCGCTCCCGGACCTGATGGAGAAGAAGGTGTTTGCGGTGGGCCCCCTGTCGGACGCCGTGGGCCGGTGCACCGACCGCGGCGggaagccggcggtggcgccggcgagggtggcggcgtggcTGGACGCGTTCGACGACGGCTCCGTCCTGTACGTCTGCTTCGGGACGCAGCAGGCGCTGTcgccggcgcaggcggcgaGCCTGGCCGGCGCGCTGGGGCGGAGCGCGGCGCCGTTCGTctgggcggcgaggggcggcACGCCGGTGCCGGGCGGGttcgaggcggcgacggcggcgcgcggtatGGTCATCCGCGGGTGGGCGCCGCAGGTGGAGATCCTGCGCCACCGCGCCGTGGGGTGGTTCCTGACGCACTGCGGCTGGAACTCGGTGCTCgaggcggtcgccgccggcgtggcgaTGCTCGCGTGGCCGATGAGCGCCGACCAGTTCACCAACGCGTGGCTGCTCGCGGAGGCcggcgtggccgtggccgtggcggaGGGCGCCGACGCCGTGCCCGACGCCGGACAGATGGCCGACGCCATAGCCTCGGCGATCGGGAACGGCGGGGCGTCGGTGAGACAGCGCGCGGCGGAGCTCGgcaggagcacggcggcggcggtggcggagggtgGGAGTTCTTCCGTAGACTTGGAAGAGTTG ttaacggtcaactga